TACTGGGGTTGGGTCTGTGGCTGGCGATGCGGCCTTTGCAGGTTGACCTTACGGTAACAAACCTGGGCGATTACGTCAATGCCGTAATACGCTCAGGCTTTCTTGGTCTTCCATTCCGGGCGGTCCTTGACCACCAGGACGCGGCGCACGTGGTCACGCAGGCGCAGGCTGCTGGCGATGTCCTTTTCAGGGTTGCCACCGGCCTTGATGGTGTACATCAGGTAATAGCCTTCGCGGTCCTTGCC
The window above is part of the Deinococcus malanensis genome. Proteins encoded here:
- the rpsF gene encoding 30S ribosomal protein S6; this translates as MNQYDLNLILNPNLSAEQVQIEKDYIETALKNVGAEVSNLDDLGNRRLAYQVGKDREGYYLMYTIKAGGNPEKDIASSLRLRDHVRRVLVVKDRPEWKTKKA